Proteins encoded together in one Deinococcus irradiatisoli window:
- a CDS encoding LysR family transcriptional regulator produces the protein MARPSLSQLRVFVTVAEQGSFSAAAAELGMSQSSLSEAVRSLEKALGRPLLQRQVHGTRLTEAGERVLEHALRTLQAADDLERSLQDGALSGELRLATFRSVGTYLLPPTLARLRLLHPGVSVKVMAVSSDAQAEQLLLLGRADAALTSLPLMGPLIQWPLLNDPYVVLAPVGRGSHPFSFAELSHTPLLLPAPGDTCHLKIAQYLHGHGVDVKAAQHIEEDSVTLGMVQHGLGVSIMSALTAQPLLPGIQVLPLPAPLERALGLSVQASRASLPLLRAFAEIIRDTTNRTFSVPAGQLYPAV, from the coding sequence ATGGCCCGGCCTTCTCTTTCCCAACTGCGCGTGTTCGTCACGGTGGCTGAGCAGGGCAGCTTTTCCGCCGCCGCTGCCGAACTCGGCATGTCGCAAAGCAGCCTCAGCGAAGCGGTGCGCTCGCTGGAAAAAGCGCTGGGCCGACCCCTGCTTCAGCGCCAGGTTCACGGCACCCGGCTGACCGAGGCCGGCGAGCGGGTGCTCGAACACGCCCTGAGAACCCTGCAGGCTGCCGACGATCTGGAACGCTCGCTGCAAGACGGCGCGCTTAGCGGCGAGCTGCGGCTGGCGACGTTTCGCAGCGTCGGCACCTACCTGCTGCCGCCCACCCTGGCCCGCCTGCGCCTGCTGCATCCGGGGGTCAGCGTCAAGGTGATGGCGGTGAGCAGCGACGCGCAGGCCGAGCAGCTGCTCTTACTCGGCCGGGCCGACGCCGCGCTGACCTCGCTGCCGCTGATGGGGCCGCTGATCCAGTGGCCGCTGCTGAACGACCCCTACGTCGTGCTGGCTCCTGTCGGGCGTGGCTCGCACCCCTTCTCGTTTGCCGAGCTGAGCCACACGCCGCTGCTGCTGCCGGCGCCGGGCGACACCTGCCACCTGAAGATCGCCCAGTACCTCCACGGGCACGGCGTCGACGTGAAGGCCGCCCAGCACATCGAGGAAGACAGCGTGACGCTGGGCATGGTGCAGCACGGTCTGGGCGTCAGCATCATGTCGGCCCTAACCGCCCAGCCGCTGCTGCCGGGCATTCAGGTGCTGCCCCTGCCCGCACCGCTGGAGCGCGCCCTGGGCTTGTCGGTGCAAGCCTCGCGGGCCAGCTTGCCGCTGCTGCGGGCCTTCGCCGAAATCATCCGCGACACCACCAACCGCACCTTCAGCGTGCCGGCCGGGCAGCTCTACCCGGCGGTCTGA
- the coaE gene encoding dephospho-CoA kinase (Dephospho-CoA kinase (CoaE) performs the final step in coenzyme A biosynthesis.), with translation MPPLRRIGLTGSIGAGKSTVARWLRQRGFTVLDADEQARAVTRDPETLREIEAVFPGVVVGGQLDRPALAGRVFGHPEALEKLNAITHPRVRARMAALETAAQAGGARAVIQDVPLLFEGGSRPLFEAVLLVDAPLETRVQRVMARDGLSREAVLARDAAQMPAEQKRQLADAVIENAGDEAALGAQLEALLARLDLRP, from the coding sequence ATGCCGCCCCTACGACGCATTGGCCTGACCGGTTCGATCGGCGCGGGCAAGAGCACGGTGGCCCGCTGGCTGCGGCAACGCGGCTTTACCGTCCTCGACGCCGACGAGCAGGCCCGCGCCGTGACCCGTGACCCCGAGACGCTGCGCGAGATCGAAGCTGTGTTTCCCGGTGTGGTGGTCGGCGGGCAGCTCGACCGTCCGGCGCTGGCGGGGCGGGTGTTCGGTCACCCGGAAGCGCTGGAGAAGCTCAACGCCATCACCCACCCGCGCGTTCGTGCCCGCATGGCGGCACTGGAAACGGCGGCCCAGGCAGGCGGCGCGCGGGCGGTGATTCAGGACGTGCCGCTCTTGTTCGAGGGCGGCTCGCGGCCCTTGTTCGAAGCGGTGCTGCTGGTGGACGCGCCGCTGGAAACCCGCGTGCAGCGGGTGATGGCCCGCGACGGGCTGAGCCGGGAAGCGGTGCTGGCCCGCGACGCCGCCCAGATGCCTGCCGAGCAAAAGCGCCAGCTGGCCGACGCGGTGATCGAGAACGCCGGAGACGAAGCGGCCCTGGGCGCCCAGCTCGAAGCGCTGCTGGCCCGGCTGGACCTGCGTCCCTGA
- a CDS encoding MBL fold metallo-hydrolase produces MTTLPSSASASAAAHPSEAHPSLLGGQHLLTPDLVRVRLPLSNVFLLGTPGTPWVLIDAGHPGSTQLILRAVSERFGSDARPQAIVLTHGHLDHIGALHALLERWGDVPVYAHALEQPYLSGQSAYPPPDPSVGGSMSAVSPVFLPGPYDFRPHLRDLADLGDLPALQGWEVIETPGHTPGHVSLWRGRDKVLIAGDAFVTTVQEDLGSAMSLRPQLVHRPPAYYTPDWDAAKRSVAKLAALEPELAVTGHGDAMQGRRLQLELRKLATNFDEVARPRVGRYARQPAITDASGVRSLPPARPTVHGLFVALAALGLLMVWNTTRPSPRRIRRGRLE; encoded by the coding sequence ATGACCACGCTGCCGAGTTCCGCGTCCGCCTCTGCGGCGGCCCACCCGTCTGAAGCGCATCCGAGCCTGCTCGGCGGCCAGCACCTCCTGACACCCGATCTGGTGCGGGTGCGCCTGCCGCTGTCGAACGTGTTTCTGCTGGGCACGCCCGGAACGCCCTGGGTGCTGATCGATGCTGGGCATCCCGGCAGTACCCAGCTGATTCTGAGGGCCGTATCGGAGCGCTTCGGCAGCGACGCCAGACCGCAGGCCATCGTGCTCACACACGGCCACCTCGACCACATCGGCGCGCTCCATGCCCTGCTCGAAAGGTGGGGCGACGTGCCGGTGTACGCCCATGCCCTGGAACAGCCCTACCTCAGCGGCCAGTCGGCCTACCCGCCGCCGGACCCCAGCGTGGGCGGCAGCATGAGCGCCGTGTCGCCGGTCTTTTTGCCGGGGCCGTACGACTTCCGGCCGCACCTGCGCGACCTCGCCGATCTCGGCGACCTGCCGGCCCTGCAAGGGTGGGAGGTGATAGAAACGCCGGGGCACACGCCGGGGCATGTTTCGTTGTGGCGCGGCCGCGACAAGGTGCTGATCGCCGGAGACGCCTTCGTGACCACCGTGCAGGAAGACCTCGGCTCGGCCATGAGCCTGCGGCCCCAGCTGGTTCACCGCCCACCGGCCTACTACACCCCTGACTGGGACGCGGCCAAACGGAGCGTGGCGAAACTGGCCGCGCTGGAACCGGAACTGGCCGTGACCGGGCACGGCGACGCCATGCAGGGCCGCCGCCTGCAGCTCGAACTCCGAAAGCTGGCGACCAATTTTGACGAAGTCGCCCGGCCACGGGTGGGCCGCTACGCCCGGCAACCGGCCATCACCGACGCATCGGGCGTGCGCAGCCTGCCGCCGGCCCGGCCCACTGTCCACGGGCTGTTCGTGGCGCTGGCGGCGTTGGGTCTGTTGATGGTCTGGAACACCACCCGGCCCTCCCCGCGCCGAATTCGCCGGGGGCGCTTAGAGTAG
- a CDS encoding aldo/keto reductase encodes MIYRPFGRSDFEVSALGFGAGHIGGDDLGEQAAGQLLNEVVDRGITLIDTARGYGLSEERIGRHLAWRRKDFILSTKGGYGVEGVPDWTPENIRWGVERALETLNTDYLDIFHLHSCPLETLQNEELLGALQQVKAAGQVRAIAYSGENEALRWATHCGVFDSVQCSVNPFEQRVLPQLRRAAEGGLGVIAKRPLANVPWRYAEQPRGEYAEAYWLRMRAMDYAPPLPWTEFALRFSAFAEGVSSAIVGSRNLVNIEANIELLSRGPLPEALRREVEAAFQAHDQGWEGQV; translated from the coding sequence ATGATCTACCGGCCCTTTGGGCGAAGCGACTTTGAAGTCTCGGCGTTGGGATTTGGCGCCGGGCACATCGGTGGCGACGACCTCGGCGAACAGGCCGCCGGCCAGCTGCTCAACGAGGTGGTGGACCGGGGCATTACCCTCATCGATACTGCCCGGGGCTACGGCCTTTCGGAGGAGCGTATCGGGCGCCACCTGGCCTGGCGGCGAAAGGATTTCATTCTCTCGACCAAGGGCGGCTACGGCGTCGAGGGCGTGCCCGACTGGACGCCAGAGAACATCCGCTGGGGCGTTGAGCGGGCGCTGGAGACCCTGAACACCGATTACCTCGACATCTTCCACCTGCATTCCTGCCCGCTGGAAACGCTGCAAAACGAGGAGTTGCTCGGCGCTCTGCAGCAAGTCAAGGCCGCCGGGCAGGTGCGGGCCATCGCCTACTCCGGCGAGAACGAAGCGTTGCGTTGGGCCACCCATTGCGGCGTGTTCGACAGCGTGCAGTGCAGCGTCAATCCGTTCGAGCAGCGGGTGCTGCCCCAGCTGCGCCGCGCCGCGGAAGGCGGCCTGGGCGTGATCGCCAAGCGCCCGCTGGCGAACGTGCCGTGGCGCTACGCCGAGCAGCCGCGTGGCGAGTACGCCGAAGCCTACTGGCTGAGAATGCGGGCGATGGACTACGCCCCGCCGCTGCCCTGGACCGAGTTTGCCCTGCGCTTCAGCGCTTTTGCCGAGGGGGTCAGCAGCGCCATTGTCGGCAGCCGGAACCTCGTGAACATCGAGGCGAACATCGAACTGCTTTCGCGCGGCCCGCTGCCGGAAGCGTTACGGCGTGAAGTCGAGGCTGCTTTTCAGGCGCACGATCAGGGCTGGGAAGGTCAGGTCTAG
- the rph gene encoding ribonuclease PH gives MRAGRSPLEPRSLKVSRQVNAYAEGSALVELGQTRVLATVSLDPKVPPHMRGKKEGWLMAEYSMLPRATHDRLNRERNLQNGRRHEIQRLLGRSFRSSLDLKFFKNQTLIVDCDVLQADGGTRVTSVLAGYAALFDLADRLIKRGTLSEWPLLHELGAVSVGYVGGQLLVDLEYSEDMQASADLNVVATGSGLILEAQGGAEGQPITPEQYSELLRAGVAAAGALSRALHAQL, from the coding sequence GTGAGGGCGGGCCGCTCGCCGCTCGAACCGCGCTCCCTGAAGGTCAGCCGTCAGGTCAACGCCTACGCCGAGGGCAGCGCCCTGGTGGAACTGGGCCAGACCCGGGTGCTCGCCACCGTCAGCCTCGATCCGAAGGTGCCGCCGCACATGCGCGGCAAGAAGGAAGGCTGGCTGATGGCCGAGTACTCGATGCTGCCGCGCGCCACCCACGACCGTCTGAACCGCGAGCGCAACCTGCAAAATGGCCGGCGGCACGAGATTCAGCGCTTGCTGGGGCGCTCGTTTCGCTCGTCGCTCGATCTGAAGTTCTTCAAGAACCAGACCCTGATCGTCGATTGCGACGTGTTGCAGGCCGACGGCGGCACCCGCGTGACCAGCGTGCTGGCCGGGTACGCGGCCCTCTTCGATCTGGCCGACCGGCTGATCAAGCGCGGCACCCTCAGCGAGTGGCCGCTGCTGCACGAACTCGGCGCGGTGAGCGTGGGCTATGTCGGCGGGCAACTTCTGGTGGACCTCGAATACAGCGAGGACATGCAGGCCAGCGCCGATCTGAACGTCGTCGCCACCGGCAGCGGACTGATTCTGGAAGCGCAGGGCGGGGCCGAGGGGCAGCCGATCACGCCGGAGCAGTACAGCGAGTTGCTGCGGGCCGGGGTCGCGGCGGCGGGGGCGCTTTCCAGGGCACTCCACGCGCAGCTTTAA
- the murI gene encoding glutamate racemase has translation MAHEEQRSAHGQRRPIGVFDSGMGGLSVLRELRRALPHEDFVYLADTAHVPYGRRSEPEVRELTTACFDWLRAQGCRGGVVACNTASAFSLDFLRRRYGPDFPIVGLVPALKPAVAATRSGTVAVLATPVTLGGALLREVTERFAVPAGVRVLHLSHPELVPLVEVGQAESPRTRAVLREVLQPAADAGADQLVLGCTHYPFLAGSIRAEFGETFALLDSGAAVARRTQAVLAPQVLGQAEEGEGPGSVQYFATADPDRAAPVMSALLGEPVNVHLARLPQIQLSGSAAS, from the coding sequence ATGGCGCACGAGGAGCAGCGGTCAGCACACGGGCAGCGGCGGCCCATCGGGGTCTTCGATTCGGGGATGGGCGGCCTCAGCGTGCTGCGCGAACTGCGCCGGGCGCTGCCGCACGAGGACTTCGTGTATCTGGCCGACACCGCGCACGTACCTTACGGCCGGCGCAGCGAGCCGGAGGTCCGCGAGCTGACCACCGCCTGCTTCGACTGGCTGCGCGCTCAGGGCTGCCGGGGCGGGGTGGTGGCCTGCAACACCGCCAGCGCCTTCAGCCTCGATTTCCTGCGCCGCCGTTACGGCCCGGACTTTCCCATCGTGGGGCTGGTGCCGGCACTCAAACCGGCGGTGGCGGCCACCCGCAGCGGCACGGTGGCGGTGCTGGCCACGCCGGTCACGCTGGGCGGCGCGCTGCTGCGGGAAGTCACCGAGCGCTTCGCCGTGCCGGCGGGGGTGCGGGTGCTGCATCTGAGCCACCCCGAACTGGTGCCGCTGGTCGAAGTGGGTCAGGCCGAGTCGCCGCGCACGCGAGCAGTGCTGCGCGAAGTGCTGCAGCCCGCCGCCGATGCCGGAGCCGACCAACTGGTGCTGGGCTGCACCCACTACCCGTTTCTGGCGGGCAGCATCCGGGCCGAGTTCGGGGAAACCTTCGCGCTGCTCGACTCCGGCGCGGCGGTGGCGCGGCGAACCCAGGCGGTGCTGGCGCCTCAGGTGCTGGGCCAGGCAGAAGAGGGAGAGGGGCCGGGCAGCGTGCAGTACTTCGCCACCGCCGACCCCGACAGGGCCGCCCCGGTGATGTCGGCGCTGCTGGGCGAACCGGTGAACGTGCATCTGGCCCGACTGCCTCAGATTCAGCTGAGCGGGAGCGCCGCGTCGTGA
- a CDS encoding C1 family peptidase, with product MKYSALPLLLSAVLVACSGNSPKPPGDTSLFTSANAWAGSAPADATTLSQDEFAAKVKSGELQLITAQDLKAQEQKWRDQYAQDRAFLEAIPEAQRSPDVQALLSQTPDLPQTPGGDYIISVKNNDGSTFNTITLGKQSRMRQIVETYKQAATPANALAAYQAAYDAAPTAVQGRVPRPVSLAGQSVSQIMDALDTLDDVLASVENLDNTRLEPQGLGGATLHGQSLGVQSGPGNGVDTQGTCTPSASGIFSNFWWPLKRFTTPVKQQGMRGTCWGFAAVAALESRELVVNGQTLNLSEQYLVNKNKRNYDPSDFWDGYSAESALQNMLSHNDKIPGEGAWTYNQAYGRPSTAFDSGVAGTAASYNNACSSYSGYCSQTAHESPVYCTTVPIFGTFCAYYTVVNVGGGVDGSNTTTVWHNQWSSSSAHTRRNHFPVNTLRALLANGQPLLASFGVFKGWDNAGATGGFVTDYSEANGRGGHVVLMTGFISNAALAKRLPNAPQGAGGGYFIIKNSWGCGAGDAGYYYVPVDYVTKFFSDLSRLNMPSSRSAKWNSEVVQGNGGSGPQVSLTAPVNFAGGIQLPVYFNFQKPKTFTAKVSDATDGPNCCGASVVWTSAKLGKVGSGASASLNLSGSGASDTITATAKDSDGNSGQISLFVHDGGYPLVTVLYPPANATLPLTTPIVFQVQTMQFLGGPGNDSVIDCTPTVWKSSKAGEGPWSGCVPSVKFTTAGPRTLTASLTFDDRTDTKSVNVTVAQAPAPPTPTVVVTITAPKLPYSVGTPVGSALVNFAGSVTVNGLSASCALLSWKAVSATHNYTAGGCAPRLDMALGSYTVTATYTSGAATGSASGSVTVYDNSPR from the coding sequence ATGAAATATTCCGCTCTACCGTTGCTGCTCAGCGCCGTGCTGGTGGCCTGTTCGGGGAACAGTCCCAAGCCGCCGGGCGACACCTCGCTGTTCACGTCGGCCAACGCCTGGGCCGGCAGCGCGCCGGCCGACGCCACCACGCTGAGCCAGGACGAGTTCGCCGCCAAGGTCAAGAGCGGCGAACTGCAACTCATCACTGCCCAGGACCTCAAGGCCCAGGAGCAGAAGTGGCGCGACCAGTACGCCCAGGACCGGGCCTTTCTGGAAGCCATTCCCGAAGCCCAGCGCAGCCCCGACGTGCAGGCGCTGTTGAGCCAGACCCCCGACCTGCCGCAGACGCCCGGCGGCGACTACATCATCAGCGTCAAGAACAACGACGGCAGCACCTTCAACACCATCACGCTGGGCAAACAAAGCCGCATGCGCCAGATCGTGGAAACCTACAAGCAGGCGGCGACGCCGGCCAATGCGCTGGCCGCCTATCAGGCCGCCTACGACGCCGCGCCCACAGCGGTACAGGGCCGGGTGCCGCGCCCCGTGAGCCTGGCCGGGCAGTCGGTGAGCCAGATCATGGACGCCCTGGACACCCTCGACGACGTGCTCGCCAGCGTAGAGAACCTCGACAACACCCGCCTGGAGCCGCAGGGCCTGGGCGGCGCCACGCTGCATGGCCAGTCGCTCGGGGTTCAGTCGGGGCCGGGCAACGGGGTGGATACCCAGGGCACCTGCACGCCGTCGGCCAGCGGCATTTTCAGCAACTTCTGGTGGCCGCTCAAGCGTTTCACCACGCCCGTCAAGCAGCAGGGCATGCGCGGCACCTGCTGGGGCTTTGCCGCCGTGGCCGCGCTGGAAAGCCGCGAACTGGTGGTCAACGGGCAGACCCTGAACCTCAGCGAGCAGTACCTCGTCAACAAGAACAAGCGCAACTACGACCCCAGCGATTTCTGGGACGGCTACAGCGCCGAGTCGGCCCTGCAGAACATGCTCAGCCACAATGACAAGATTCCTGGCGAAGGCGCCTGGACCTACAACCAGGCGTACGGGCGCCCCAGCACCGCCTTTGATTCGGGGGTGGCCGGCACCGCCGCTTCGTACAACAACGCCTGCTCCAGCTACAGCGGCTACTGCTCGCAGACCGCCCACGAAAGCCCGGTGTACTGCACCACGGTGCCGATTTTCGGCACGTTCTGCGCTTACTACACGGTCGTCAATGTCGGCGGCGGTGTGGACGGCAGCAACACCACCACTGTGTGGCACAACCAGTGGTCGAGTTCCTCGGCCCATACCCGCCGCAACCATTTCCCGGTCAACACCTTGCGGGCCTTGCTGGCCAACGGTCAGCCGCTGCTGGCGTCCTTCGGGGTCTTCAAAGGCTGGGACAATGCCGGAGCGACCGGCGGGTTCGTGACCGATTACAGTGAGGCCAACGGCCGGGGCGGGCACGTCGTGCTGATGACCGGCTTCATCTCCAACGCCGCGCTCGCCAAGCGCCTGCCGAACGCGCCGCAGGGCGCAGGCGGCGGCTACTTCATCATCAAGAATTCCTGGGGTTGCGGCGCAGGCGACGCCGGGTACTACTACGTGCCGGTGGACTACGTCACCAAGTTCTTCTCCGACCTTTCGCGCCTGAACATGCCGTCCAGCCGCTCGGCCAAGTGGAACAGCGAGGTGGTGCAGGGCAACGGCGGCTCAGGGCCGCAGGTCAGCTTGACCGCGCCGGTCAATTTCGCGGGCGGCATTCAGCTGCCGGTCTACTTCAACTTCCAGAAGCCCAAGACCTTCACCGCCAAGGTCTCCGACGCCACCGACGGCCCCAACTGCTGCGGCGCCAGCGTGGTGTGGACCTCGGCCAAGCTCGGCAAGGTGGGCAGCGGCGCCAGCGCCAGCCTGAACCTTTCCGGCAGCGGCGCATCGGACACCATCACCGCCACCGCCAAGGATTCGGACGGCAACAGCGGGCAGATCAGCTTGTTCGTTCACGACGGCGGCTACCCGCTGGTCACGGTGCTGTATCCGCCGGCCAATGCGACCCTGCCGCTCACCACCCCGATCGTCTTTCAGGTGCAGACCATGCAGTTCCTGGGCGGCCCCGGCAACGACAGCGTCATCGACTGCACCCCCACCGTCTGGAAGAGCAGCAAGGCCGGTGAAGGCCCCTGGAGCGGCTGCGTGCCCAGCGTCAAGTTCACCACCGCCGGCCCGCGCACCCTGACAGCCAGCCTGACCTTCGATGACCGCACCGACACCAAGTCGGTCAATGTCACGGTGGCGCAGGCGCCCGCGCCCCCGACGCCCACGGTCGTGGTGACCATCACCGCGCCCAAGCTGCCGTACTCGGTGGGCACCCCGGTGGGCAGCGCCCTGGTGAATTTCGCCGGCTCGGTGACGGTGAACGGGCTGAGTGCCTCGTGCGCCTTGCTGAGCTGGAAGGCCGTCAGTGCGACCCACAATTACACCGCCGGTGGCTGCGCGCCGAGGCTCGACATGGCGCTGGGCAGCTACACCGTCACGGCGACCTACACCAGCGGCGCGGCGACCGGCTCGGCCAGCGGCAGCGTCACGGTGTACGACAACTCCCCGCGCTGA